The Gammaproteobacteria bacterium genome window below encodes:
- the rnd gene encoding ribonuclease D: MEFRILTTTQELERFCTACYDVEWLALDTEFIRERTYYPNLCLVQIASERDIVCIDTIAIKDLSSLRKLLYLPSITKIFHSASQDLEIFVNLYDEVPTPMFDTQIAASLLGYGDQVSYAYLVNEICDVELDKSLSRTNWERRPLTGDEIRYAVDDVKYLAKVYLYLKEELAQQQRSHWAEFECNNLSALDKYKVDASKIWKTVKGVGKLESEQLVVLKHLAQWRELQAIAENKPRRWVLSDKALRSLAIEQPIDTNSLQHVDDINREHVGYVDALFEEISIAKNIPEAEWPETNFTGPLSSEQRKLIKTAQSFIRERAEELNISPSLLATRSVVEKLIRGKRELDILSSWKKELIGDALVELIESSNPI; the protein is encoded by the coding sequence ATGGAATTTAGAATATTAACCACAACACAAGAGTTAGAGAGGTTCTGCACAGCATGCTACGACGTTGAATGGCTAGCGCTTGATACAGAGTTTATACGTGAAAGGACGTACTATCCAAATTTATGTTTAGTGCAAATTGCCTCGGAACGAGACATTGTTTGCATTGACACCATTGCTATCAAAGACCTCTCCTCGCTTAGAAAGCTGTTATATCTACCATCTATTACTAAAATATTTCATTCCGCAAGCCAAGATCTTGAAATTTTTGTAAACCTTTATGACGAAGTCCCTACTCCTATGTTTGATACTCAGATTGCGGCCAGCTTATTAGGCTATGGCGATCAAGTGAGTTATGCCTATTTGGTAAATGAGATATGTGACGTGGAGCTTGATAAATCTCTCTCTCGTACAAACTGGGAACGCAGACCGTTAACAGGTGATGAAATACGATATGCAGTAGATGATGTTAAATATTTAGCTAAAGTTTATCTGTATTTAAAAGAAGAACTTGCCCAACAGCAACGCAGTCATTGGGCTGAATTTGAATGCAATAATTTATCTGCTTTAGATAAATACAAAGTGGATGCGAGTAAAATTTGGAAAACCGTTAAAGGCGTTGGAAAATTAGAATCCGAACAACTGGTCGTACTCAAGCACCTCGCACAGTGGCGCGAACTTCAAGCCATTGCAGAAAATAAACCTCGCCGCTGGGTTTTAAGTGACAAAGCATTACGCAGTTTAGCTATAGAACAACCTATCGATACAAATTCTCTGCAACATGTAGATGATATCAATCGCGAACATGTTGGATATGTAGATGCACTTTTTGAAGAAATAAGTATAGCCAAAAATATTCCTGAAGCAGAATGGCCTGAAACCAATTTTACTGGCCCACTAAGCAGTGAGCAGCGCAAACTCATCAAGACAGCACAGTCTTTTATTCGTGAGCGAGCTGAAGAGCTAAATATTTCACCAAGCTTATTGGCTACACGCAGTGTGGTTGAAAAACTAATCCGCGGTAAACGAGAATTAGATATCTTATCTAGCTGGAAAAAAGAGCTTATTGGTGATGCGCTTGTAGAACTGATTGAATCCAGCAATCCAATCTAA
- a CDS encoding BolA/IbaG family iron-sulfur metabolism protein → MTTDEIQKLIEAGVPNSQAMVSGGEGKYEAIVISKSFADLSMVKEHQMVYATVKPQLASGELHALSIKAYTPEEWEKIK, encoded by the coding sequence ATGACTACTGATGAAATTCAAAAATTAATTGAGGCCGGTGTGCCTAACTCACAAGCCATGGTAAGTGGTGGTGAAGGCAAATACGAAGCTATCGTGATTAGCAAGAGCTTTGCTGATTTGAGCATGGTTAAAGAACACCAAATGGTGTACGCCACAGTTAAGCCACAACTCGCAAGCGGCGAGTTACACGCTTTGAGCATTAAGGCCTACACACCGGAAGAATGGGAAAAAATTAAGTAA
- a CDS encoding c-type cytochrome, with the protein MKKLFIYVVVGLFVIAAEPSFASEEESHESSHDAAPAKSGSEVATQCVACHGEDGNSPTPNFPRIAGQHADYMFHALMSYKNGDRKNPIMAGIVAALSEKEMKNVAAFYASQNGLSVVDIDDEDKH; encoded by the coding sequence ATGAAAAAATTATTCATATACGTTGTGGTTGGTTTATTTGTTATAGCAGCGGAACCCAGTTTCGCTTCAGAAGAAGAATCTCATGAATCAAGTCATGATGCAGCGCCAGCTAAAAGTGGTTCGGAAGTAGCAACGCAATGTGTTGCTTGTCATGGTGAAGATGGCAATAGCCCTACACCTAATTTCCCACGCATTGCAGGGCAGCATGCTGATTATATGTTTCATGCGCTAATGTCTTATAAGAATGGGGACCGTAAAAATCCCATCATGGCAGGAATTGTTGCTGCACTGAGTGAAAAAGAGATGAAAAATGTTGCTGCGTTCTATGCAAGTCAGAATGGCTTGTCAGTAGTGGACATCGATGACGAAGATAAGCACTAA
- a CDS encoding cytochrome c translates to MIIALGLFATSAGFAAGSIEQGKLKSETCLGCHGVPSYTNVYPTYHVPRLGGQYADYIVAALKGYQSGERSHGTMQAQAAGLSEEDMADIGAYFQSLQ, encoded by the coding sequence TTGATTATAGCTTTAGGCTTGTTTGCGACTTCTGCAGGTTTTGCAGCGGGAAGTATTGAGCAAGGCAAATTGAAATCAGAAACTTGTTTGGGTTGCCACGGTGTACCGAGCTATACAAATGTATATCCAACTTATCATGTTCCTAGATTAGGCGGCCAGTACGCTGACTATATTGTTGCCGCGCTTAAAGGGTATCAATCAGGTGAGCGGAGTCACGGCACGATGCAAGCACAAGCAGCAGGTTTAAGTGAAGAAGATATGGCAGACATCGGTGCCTATTTTCAGTCACTTCAATAA
- a CDS encoding aminotransferase class I/II-fold pyridoxal phosphate-dependent enzyme, with translation MKIETQAIHSGYTPEPTTKAVAVPIYQTTSYAFDNTQHGADLFDLKVEGNIYTRIMNPTTAVLEQRVAEMEGGVGALALSSGMAAITYAIFALAEQGDNIVSVSTLYGGTYNFFAHTLPKLGIEVRFVDYRDMDAMDAAIDDNTKTVFCESLGNPAGNVIDLEALVKVAHNKGVPVMVDNTVPTPYLCKPFDFGADISILSLTKYMGGHGTSIGGVVVDSGNFPWEKHKKRFAVLNEPDPSYHGVIYTEAFGKAAYIGRVRVVPLRNMGAAISPMNSFQILQGIETLAVRMDRHCENALAVAQYLDKHELVNWVSYAGLSSHTDHKLAQKYFGGRASGILSFGIEGGIEAGTKFIDALKLIVRLVNIGDAKSLACHPATTTHRQLSKDEQAAAGVSEDLVRLSIGIEHIDDILEDVEQALNKAR, from the coding sequence ATGAAAATCGAAACTCAAGCCATTCATAGTGGTTACACTCCAGAACCTACTACCAAAGCGGTTGCAGTACCTATTTATCAAACCACTTCTTACGCGTTTGATAACACGCAACATGGTGCAGATTTATTTGACCTAAAAGTTGAAGGCAATATTTATACACGCATCATGAATCCCACCACGGCAGTGCTGGAACAGCGTGTTGCAGAAATGGAAGGCGGTGTTGGCGCATTGGCATTATCTTCTGGCATGGCCGCTATAACGTATGCAATTTTTGCACTCGCCGAACAAGGCGACAATATTGTTTCCGTATCTACCTTATACGGTGGCACCTATAACTTTTTTGCGCACACCTTACCAAAGCTTGGTATAGAAGTTCGGTTTGTTGATTATCGTGACATGGATGCCATGGACGCCGCGATTGATGACAATACTAAAACAGTATTTTGCGAATCACTAGGCAACCCAGCCGGGAATGTTATCGACTTAGAAGCATTAGTAAAGGTTGCACACAATAAAGGCGTCCCGGTAATGGTGGATAACACTGTGCCCACACCTTACTTATGCAAACCTTTTGATTTTGGCGCGGATATCAGCATTCTCTCGTTAACCAAATACATGGGTGGACATGGAACTTCTATAGGTGGAGTCGTGGTCGATTCAGGAAACTTTCCGTGGGAAAAACATAAAAAACGTTTCGCTGTATTGAATGAACCCGATCCTTCGTATCATGGCGTTATATACACCGAAGCGTTTGGCAAAGCTGCTTATATTGGCCGCGTTCGAGTAGTGCCATTACGCAATATGGGCGCTGCGATCTCCCCCATGAATAGTTTTCAAATATTACAAGGCATTGAAACGCTTGCAGTGCGTATGGACCGGCATTGTGAAAATGCTTTGGCCGTTGCACAATATTTAGATAAGCATGAACTTGTAAACTGGGTCAGCTATGCAGGATTGTCTTCACATACTGATCACAAACTCGCACAAAAATATTTTGGTGGGCGCGCTTCGGGAATATTAAGTTTCGGTATTGAAGGCGGTATTGAGGCAGGCACCAAATTTATTGATGCCCTTAAGCTCATAGTGCGCCTGGTCAATATTGGAGATGCTAAATCACTAGCTTGCCACCCCGCTACCACCACTCACCGTCAGCTTTCTAAAGATGAACAAGCTGCTGCAGGAGTAAGTGAAGATTTAGTAAGACTCTCCATTGGTATTGAGCATATAGACGATATTTTAGAAGATGTTGAGCAAGCTCTGAATAAAGCTAGGTAG
- a CDS encoding alpha/beta fold hydrolase, translating into MAEYKPPIIYRNGHANTIAAATFLRKAYALRVSHNLREHSESLILSLENNVQLQGLLTTHKDTSQTSNSFSGQKPLVMILHGWLGCADSLYLLPIASKLHDLGFNIFRLNFRDHGGTQHLNEDLFHSCRLDEALNATQAIQQQIPHSNFYIVGFSLGGNFALRIGSKAQDKNLTIDKIISICPVMNATNALDETNSMLKIYTEYYLQRWKNMLKVKHKLFPDNYDLATINKQRSLTNMTEHLLLKYTEFNSVKSYLEGYSITGDYLNSLSVDSDVYIAEDDPVIPSNDWENLHASEYLNIHRTQFGGHCGYLNGLFNMNWIDEQVIKNLQT; encoded by the coding sequence GTGGCGGAATACAAACCACCTATCATTTACCGCAATGGTCATGCCAATACCATTGCGGCGGCAACTTTCCTTCGCAAAGCCTATGCATTGCGAGTTAGTCATAACTTACGCGAACACAGTGAATCTCTCATATTATCCCTTGAAAATAATGTTCAGTTACAAGGATTATTAACTACACACAAAGACACAAGCCAAACCTCAAACTCATTCTCGGGCCAAAAACCTTTAGTAATGATTCTTCATGGCTGGTTGGGTTGTGCTGATTCCTTATATCTTTTACCTATCGCCAGCAAGTTACACGATCTCGGTTTCAATATATTTCGCCTAAACTTTAGAGACCACGGTGGTACACAACATTTAAATGAAGACCTCTTCCATTCCTGTCGTTTAGATGAAGCATTAAACGCCACTCAAGCGATTCAACAACAAATACCACACTCAAATTTTTATATTGTAGGCTTTTCACTAGGTGGAAATTTTGCGTTACGCATTGGCTCAAAAGCACAAGACAAAAATTTAACGATTGATAAGATCATCTCCATTTGCCCCGTCATGAATGCAACTAATGCTCTAGATGAAACTAATTCTATGTTGAAAATTTATACAGAATATTATCTACAGCGCTGGAAAAATATGTTGAAGGTAAAACATAAGCTATTCCCCGATAATTATGATTTAGCCACCATCAATAAGCAAAGATCACTCACCAACATGACTGAACATTTATTATTAAAATATACAGAATTTAATTCTGTAAAAAGTTACCTAGAAGGCTATTCAATTACGGGTGATTACCTAAATTCTCTATCAGTAGATAGCGATGTATACATAGCTGAAGACGACCCTGTGATTCCTTCTAATGACTGGGAGAATCTACATGCATCTGAATACCTAAATATTCACCGTACTCAGTTTGGAGGCCACTGTGGCTATTTAAACGGATTGTTTAATATGAATTGGATTGACGAACAAGTTATTAAAAACCTACAAACATAA